Proteins encoded by one window of Kribbella italica:
- the dacB gene encoding D-alanyl-D-alanine carboxypeptidase/D-alanyl-D-alanine-endopeptidase, translated as MKFLPKVSPRGVVAVAAALAATTGLVGQSVSSGQSASTAGAQVAATGLQQQLDALLADARFQGSQVGLVVRDATTGETLYDRDGSTRLLPASNTKLFSSTAAMDTLGPSYRFHTDVLATAPVRGGKLRGDLYLKGYGDPTALEGDYVALAKQVAKSGVRRIDGDLVADDTYFDHVRLGDSWAWDDEPFYYNAQISALTLAPNTDYDSGTAIVESRPGTKAGAPVGLKLVPANGVIKLVSTAKTGAAGSANTLSIERDHGTNVVRVSGSVPLGASVGTEWVTVWEPEVYAADVFRRALAAQGVRVDGRIKVAATPVASARRLARDESMTVGELMNPFLKLSNNMHAETLVKAMGAVAEASGTWPAGLGVVTDYAQSVGVDTSAIRLSDGSGLSRKVNVTADSVTDLLIAAQKEPWFQQWYDALPIAGNPDRFVGGTLRSRMAGTPAANNLHGKTGSLTGVTALSGYVSTADGRKLVFSMISNNYLTTPRPVEDAVGITLASWSDAAPPAAISPSTSRSATNTPDTEWTKDR; from the coding sequence GTGAAGTTCTTACCAAAGGTGTCTCCGCGCGGGGTTGTCGCCGTCGCTGCCGCGCTCGCGGCCACCACCGGACTGGTCGGCCAGTCGGTCTCGTCGGGTCAGTCGGCTTCCACGGCCGGGGCGCAGGTGGCCGCGACCGGGCTGCAGCAGCAGCTCGACGCGTTGCTCGCGGACGCGCGGTTCCAGGGGTCGCAGGTCGGGCTGGTGGTGCGCGACGCGACGACTGGCGAGACGCTGTACGACCGGGACGGCTCGACCCGGTTGCTGCCGGCGTCCAACACCAAGCTCTTCTCGTCGACGGCCGCGATGGACACGCTCGGGCCGTCGTACCGGTTCCACACCGACGTCCTGGCAACCGCGCCGGTCCGGGGTGGCAAGCTGCGGGGCGACCTGTATCTGAAGGGGTACGGCGACCCGACCGCACTCGAGGGCGACTACGTGGCGCTGGCCAAGCAGGTCGCGAAGTCCGGCGTACGGCGGATCGACGGTGACCTGGTCGCCGACGACACCTACTTCGACCACGTCCGCCTCGGCGACAGCTGGGCCTGGGACGACGAGCCGTTCTACTACAACGCGCAGATCTCCGCGCTGACGCTGGCGCCGAACACCGACTACGACTCCGGTACGGCGATCGTCGAGAGCCGCCCGGGCACCAAGGCGGGGGCGCCGGTCGGATTGAAGCTGGTCCCGGCGAACGGCGTGATCAAGCTGGTCAGCACCGCGAAGACCGGTGCCGCGGGGTCGGCCAACACGCTCAGCATCGAGCGGGACCACGGGACGAACGTCGTACGGGTGAGTGGATCGGTTCCTCTGGGCGCGTCGGTCGGGACCGAGTGGGTGACCGTGTGGGAGCCGGAGGTGTACGCCGCCGACGTGTTCCGGCGCGCGCTCGCCGCTCAGGGCGTGCGGGTCGACGGGCGGATCAAGGTCGCCGCCACCCCGGTTGCGAGCGCCCGCCGGCTGGCGCGGGACGAGTCGATGACGGTCGGCGAGCTGATGAACCCGTTCCTCAAGCTCTCCAACAACATGCACGCCGAGACCCTGGTCAAGGCGATGGGCGCTGTCGCCGAGGCGTCCGGCACCTGGCCGGCCGGTCTCGGGGTGGTCACCGACTATGCGCAGAGCGTCGGCGTCGACACCTCCGCGATCCGCCTGTCCGACGGCTCCGGCCTGTCCCGCAAGGTCAACGTCACCGCCGACAGCGTCACCGACCTGTTGATCGCCGCGCAGAAGGAACCGTGGTTCCAGCAGTGGTACGACGCCCTGCCGATCGCCGGCAACCCCGACCGCTTCGTCGGCGGCACCCTGCGCTCGCGCATGGCCGGCACTCCCGCCGCCAACAACCTCCACGGCAAGACGGGTTCGCTGACCGGTGTGACCGCGCTGTCCGGCTACGTCTCCACCGCGGACGGCCGCAAGCTGGTGTTCTCGATGATCAGCAACAACTACCTGACCACCCCGCGCCCGGTCGAAGACGCAGTAGGCATCACGCTGGCCTCCTGGTCCGACGCGGCTCCGCCCGCGGCGATCAGCCCCTCGACCAGCCGCTCGGCAACCAACACCCCCGACACCGAGTGGACCAAGGACCGCTGA
- a CDS encoding family 43 glycosylhydrolase, whose protein sequence is MRRRVLAALVVLTALATAISPATAAEQRTTAAVFPTAVIGEDFPDPDVIQVNGTWYAYSTNNGRGHVPTASAPSANGPWTIRGDAMSGGPSAGWAQSGRTWAPDVHPNPDGSFTLTYTAWHKASGRQCIGVATASSPLGPFSPVGSQPLICPLNLGGAIDANTFVANDGTRYLLWKNDGNAIGVNSTLWLTRTTNNGTALTGGNTALISSGGVIEAPDLVQRGSQYVLFYSGGSYTGCEYLTSYAVAPSLNGPWTTAYRPLMTTASFDNRVCGPGGADFVGDKVFLHGWVNGSRHLYVADLGWAGDFPVVRGSRVRTEAERGTLNNCRVRTGAAGASQGAVAAYIDFADSWVENTFYAPRAGSYTLSVGYANGTGGTATHGVVVNGNSQGAVSYPAAGWDNWRQASVSVTLNEGWNTIRLTKGTSYAEVDYFELQ, encoded by the coding sequence ATGCGTAGACGAGTTCTGGCCGCGCTGGTCGTTCTGACCGCGCTCGCCACCGCCATCAGCCCGGCCACCGCGGCCGAGCAGCGAACGACCGCAGCCGTCTTCCCGACCGCCGTGATCGGCGAGGACTTCCCCGATCCGGACGTCATCCAGGTCAACGGCACCTGGTACGCCTACTCCACCAACAACGGCCGCGGTCACGTCCCGACCGCGTCCGCGCCGAGTGCGAACGGCCCGTGGACCATCCGCGGCGACGCGATGTCCGGCGGTCCGTCGGCGGGCTGGGCGCAGTCCGGCCGGACCTGGGCGCCCGACGTCCACCCGAATCCCGACGGCAGCTTCACCCTCACCTACACCGCCTGGCACAAGGCCTCCGGCCGCCAGTGCATCGGCGTCGCGACCGCGAGCTCACCGCTCGGCCCGTTTAGTCCGGTCGGCAGCCAGCCGCTGATCTGCCCGCTGAATCTCGGCGGCGCGATCGACGCGAACACCTTCGTCGCGAACGACGGCACCCGCTACCTGCTGTGGAAGAACGACGGCAACGCGATCGGCGTCAACTCCACCCTCTGGCTCACCCGTACGACGAACAACGGCACCGCCCTCACCGGCGGCAACACCGCGCTGATCTCCTCCGGCGGCGTCATTGAGGCACCCGACCTCGTGCAGCGCGGCAGCCAGTACGTCCTCTTCTACTCCGGCGGCAGCTACACCGGCTGCGAGTACCTCACCTCGTACGCCGTCGCGCCCAGCCTCAACGGCCCCTGGACCACCGCGTACCGCCCGCTGATGACCACCGCCTCCTTCGACAACCGCGTCTGCGGCCCCGGCGGTGCCGACTTCGTCGGTGACAAGGTCTTCCTGCACGGCTGGGTCAACGGCTCCCGTCACCTGTACGTCGCCGACCTCGGCTGGGCCGGTGACTTCCCGGTCGTCCGCGGCAGCCGGGTCCGGACCGAGGCCGAGCGCGGCACCCTCAACAACTGCCGGGTCCGGACCGGCGCGGCCGGGGCCTCGCAGGGCGCGGTCGCGGCGTACATCGACTTCGCGGACTCCTGGGTCGAGAACACCTTCTACGCCCCGCGCGCCGGCAGCTACACGCTGTCGGTCGGGTACGCCAACGGCACCGGCGGCACGGCCACCCACGGGGTGGTTGTCAACGGCAACAGCCAGGGCGCGGTCAGCTACCCGGCCGCCGGCTGGGACAACTGGCGCCAGGCGTCGGTGAGCGTGACGCTGAACGAGGGCTGGAACACGATCCGGCTGACCAAGGGCACGTCGTACGCCGAGGTCGACTACTTCGAGCTGCAGTAG
- a CDS encoding alkaline phosphatase family protein, which yields MAKPPEQVTGDRRRRPIWLDVRRTTRGLQAMLLGGLASLASLVITFWTLPQISSDGPLPVLRLVVLLAVIGLLMRWLLAGLAILIGSVGVLVGGLLSQFGVVYLGVTLDPGVNLHGGVEAPVLVSIVMSSVSAFVGWVAYAGSDDAYVAEVMRGVRRRARRIQPAPKTGMLIVQIDGLAAPLLNWMVMSGNLPHLGGWIRDGSHSMLGWHTGVPATTPASQAGILHGGSGQIPAFRWYEKETGRVMVTNRARDAAEIEARMSTGRGLLADGGVSISNNWSGDAPNSVLVFSRAALPPTRSRGYVRFFSSPQGAARGLVLCVGEMIKELHQARRQRRRKLVPRVNRGGSYIFLRAISNVLLRDLNVSLITDELVKGTPVIYCDFVDYDEVAHHAGPTRPESLQTLEGLDRVLGALQRIIDTLPHSYEIVVLSDHGQSQGSTFLQRYGRTLTQVVDDLVDTTKEPVAATGRSEGWGPVNAFLTELSLRRSVAGSVTRKALHGKATRGEIELGPRDCEPPVAADEQMVVTASGNLALIYLATTPGRVPLEEIELLHPRLVPGLATHPGVGFVVIDSLAEGPVAIGRAGVHVLRTGRIEGEDPLTAYGPMAASSLLRQAEMPHNGDIVVVSRLDEYTHEVAAFEELVGCHGGIGGWQTEAVLVHPRRWAVDEAPVGSDAVHALLVSWLDQLGQRKRSGVETVDQLQESDRVDSDASVEA from the coding sequence TTGGCCAAACCACCTGAGCAGGTCACCGGCGACCGGCGCCGGCGACCGATCTGGCTCGACGTCCGCCGGACCACCCGCGGCCTGCAGGCGATGCTGCTCGGCGGGCTGGCGTCACTGGCCTCGCTCGTCATCACCTTCTGGACCCTGCCGCAGATCAGCAGCGACGGGCCGCTGCCGGTGCTCCGGCTGGTCGTCCTGCTGGCCGTGATCGGGCTGCTGATGCGCTGGCTGCTGGCCGGGCTGGCGATCCTGATCGGCTCGGTCGGCGTCCTGGTCGGCGGCCTGCTGTCCCAGTTCGGCGTGGTCTACCTCGGCGTCACCCTCGATCCCGGCGTCAACCTGCACGGCGGGGTCGAGGCGCCGGTCCTGGTCTCGATCGTGATGTCGTCGGTCAGCGCGTTCGTCGGCTGGGTCGCGTACGCCGGCAGCGACGACGCGTACGTCGCCGAGGTGATGCGCGGCGTCCGCCGCCGGGCCCGCCGGATCCAGCCCGCGCCGAAGACCGGGATGCTGATCGTCCAGATCGACGGCCTGGCCGCGCCGCTGCTGAACTGGATGGTGATGTCGGGCAACCTGCCGCACCTGGGCGGCTGGATCCGCGACGGCAGCCACTCGATGCTCGGCTGGCACACCGGCGTACCGGCGACCACCCCGGCCAGCCAGGCGGGCATCCTGCACGGTGGCTCCGGGCAGATCCCGGCCTTCCGCTGGTACGAGAAGGAGACCGGCCGGGTGATGGTGACCAACCGCGCCCGCGACGCCGCCGAGATCGAGGCGCGGATGTCGACCGGCCGCGGCCTGCTCGCCGACGGCGGGGTCAGCATCAGCAACAACTGGTCCGGCGACGCCCCGAACTCGGTGCTCGTGTTCAGCCGGGCCGCGCTGCCGCCGACCCGCAGCCGCGGCTACGTCCGGTTCTTCTCCAGCCCGCAGGGTGCCGCCCGCGGGCTGGTGCTCTGCGTCGGCGAGATGATCAAGGAACTGCACCAGGCCCGGCGGCAGCGCCGGCGCAAGCTGGTCCCGCGGGTCAACCGCGGCGGTTCGTACATCTTCCTGCGCGCGATCTCCAACGTGCTGCTGCGCGACCTCAACGTCTCGCTGATCACCGACGAACTGGTCAAGGGCACGCCGGTCATCTACTGCGACTTCGTCGACTACGACGAGGTCGCCCACCACGCCGGACCGACCCGGCCGGAGTCGCTGCAGACGCTGGAGGGCCTCGACCGGGTGCTCGGGGCGCTGCAGCGGATCATCGACACGCTGCCGCACTCGTACGAGATCGTCGTACTGTCCGACCACGGCCAGAGCCAGGGGTCGACGTTCCTGCAGCGGTACGGGCGGACGCTGACGCAGGTGGTCGACGACCTGGTCGACACCACCAAGGAGCCGGTCGCGGCGACCGGCCGGTCCGAGGGCTGGGGACCGGTGAACGCGTTCCTGACCGAGCTGAGCCTGCGCCGTAGCGTCGCCGGTTCGGTGACGCGGAAGGCGCTCCACGGCAAGGCCACCCGCGGCGAGATCGAGCTCGGCCCGCGCGACTGCGAGCCGCCGGTCGCGGCCGACGAGCAGATGGTCGTCACCGCGTCGGGCAACCTCGCGCTGATCTACCTGGCGACCACGCCGGGCCGGGTCCCGCTGGAGGAGATCGAGCTGCTGCACCCGCGGCTCGTCCCCGGTCTGGCGACCCACCCCGGCGTCGGCTTCGTGGTGATCGACTCGCTCGCCGAAGGGCCGGTCGCGATCGGCCGGGCCGGTGTCCATGTGCTGCGGACCGGGCGGATCGAGGGCGAGGACCCGCTCACGGCGTACGGGCCGATGGCTGCCTCGTCGCTGCTGCGGCAGGCCGAGATGCCGCACAACGGGGACATCGTCGTGGTCAGCCGCCTGGACGAGTACACCCACGAGGTGGCCGCGTTCGAGGAGCTGGTCGGGTGCCACGGCGGGATCGGTGGCTGGCAGACCGAGGCCGTGCTGGTTCACCCGCGCCGCTGGGCCGTCGACGAGGCTCCCGTAGGCTCCGACGCGGTCCACGCGCTGCTGGTCAGCTGGCTGGACCAGCTCGGTCAGCGCAAGCGGTCCGGAGTAGAGACGGTCGACCAGTTGCAGGAGTCCGACCGGGTGGACAGCGATGCGAGTGTGGAGGCCTGA
- a CDS encoding MBL fold metallo-hydrolase codes for MRITWWGHATSTIEDRGTKLLTDPVLTARIAHLRRRRGPLPLPEAGECDAVLISHLHADHLHLTSLPFVSPDAALVVPRGAARLIHAEAGKAYSDRCIEVAPGNQIKIGGLEITAVTARHDGRRLPWSQYRAQALGYRVASSPSVWFAGDTGLYDEMAAEVGPVDLALIPVGGWGPTLGDEHLDPVRAAEAVRRVGAQYAVPVHFGTFWPIGCDWLKPELFLPPGDRFKAEMASADARVKVEVLVPGESTEVVRP; via the coding sequence GTGCGAATCACCTGGTGGGGGCACGCCACCTCCACGATCGAGGACCGGGGGACGAAGCTGCTCACCGATCCCGTGCTGACGGCCCGGATCGCGCACCTGCGCCGCCGCCGCGGCCCGCTGCCGCTGCCGGAGGCGGGGGAGTGCGACGCGGTGCTGATCTCGCACCTGCACGCCGACCACCTGCACCTGACGTCGCTGCCGTTCGTCTCGCCGGATGCTGCCCTGGTCGTCCCGCGCGGCGCGGCCCGGCTGATCCACGCGGAGGCCGGCAAGGCCTACTCGGACCGTTGCATCGAAGTTGCGCCGGGCAACCAGATCAAGATCGGCGGGCTCGAGATCACCGCGGTCACCGCCCGCCATGACGGCAGGCGCCTGCCCTGGTCGCAGTACCGCGCCCAGGCCCTCGGGTACCGGGTCGCGAGCTCGCCGAGCGTCTGGTTCGCCGGTGACACCGGCCTGTACGACGAGATGGCGGCGGAGGTCGGCCCGGTCGACCTGGCGCTGATCCCGGTCGGCGGCTGGGGACCCACGCTCGGGGACGAGCACCTGGATCCGGTGCGCGCCGCCGAAGCGGTTCGGCGAGTCGGTGCTCAGTACGCCGTACCGGTACATTTCGGGACGTTCTGGCCGATCGGCTGCGACTGGCTCAAGCCCGAGTTGTTCCTGCCGCCGGGGGACCGGTTCAAGGCGGAGATGGCGTCGGCGGACGCCCGCGTGAAGGTGGAGGTCCTCGTGCCGGGGGAGTCGACGGAGGTGGTGCGGCCGTGA
- a CDS encoding VTT domain-containing protein yields MSGDAHFDLWYLVVLAGAVLIGAVLPVLPTGAAVSAGAVLASHSNPIGLVGVLIAGAGGAYVGDLIVYAACRAGGERLAKRIGWLRENASLDALRERLAEHEITVLLTSRLIPGGRVPVLLAAGLAGYRWHRFAVVDLAASSLWAAVYMAIGLLGYALFDKPWQGVVAAIVLVLLTTVVSSLVQRFRKKKAASAQ; encoded by the coding sequence GTGAGCGGTGACGCCCATTTCGATCTCTGGTACCTGGTCGTGCTGGCCGGCGCGGTTCTGATCGGCGCGGTGCTGCCCGTCCTGCCGACCGGCGCGGCGGTGTCGGCCGGTGCGGTGCTCGCCTCGCACAGCAACCCGATCGGGCTGGTCGGCGTACTGATCGCTGGTGCCGGGGGCGCGTACGTCGGCGATCTGATCGTGTACGCCGCGTGCCGGGCCGGTGGTGAGCGGCTCGCCAAGCGGATCGGCTGGCTGCGCGAGAACGCGTCGCTCGACGCGCTGCGGGAGCGGCTGGCCGAGCACGAGATCACCGTGCTGCTGACCTCCCGGCTGATTCCGGGCGGGCGGGTGCCGGTGCTGCTCGCGGCCGGTCTGGCCGGGTACCGATGGCATCGGTTCGCCGTGGTGGACCTGGCCGCGTCGTCGCTGTGGGCGGCGGTCTACATGGCGATCGGGCTGCTCGGGTACGCGCTGTTCGACAAGCCGTGGCAGGGCGTCGTGGCCGCGATCGTGCTGGTGCTGCTGACCACGGTGGTCAGCAGCCTGGTCCAGCGGTTCCGGAAGAAGAAGGCGGCCTCCGCGCAGTGA
- a CDS encoding TIGR03085 family metal-binding protein, giving the protein MTDYSRTERLALCDLFDQAGPDRTTLCEGWLTHDLAAHLYVRESDPIAAPGIMLPALAGTTERRMAAVKTRWSFTELVGKVRGGPPSFSIYALPVIGRELNTPEYLVHHEDVRRAVPDFQVRALPGEQQEGLWKGLKLAARSMLRKAPSGVVLRLPDGRESVAKKPTAAGSVTVTGEPAELVLFCFGRQAVAQVDLDGDPEITAQLQGKSFGF; this is encoded by the coding sequence GTGACCGACTACAGCCGGACAGAACGACTCGCACTGTGTGACCTCTTCGATCAGGCCGGGCCTGATCGGACGACGCTGTGCGAGGGGTGGCTGACCCACGACCTGGCCGCCCACCTGTACGTGCGGGAGTCGGACCCGATCGCCGCGCCGGGGATCATGCTGCCGGCGCTGGCCGGCACCACCGAGCGGCGGATGGCCGCGGTCAAGACCCGCTGGAGCTTCACCGAGCTGGTCGGCAAGGTCCGCGGCGGGCCGCCGTCGTTCTCGATCTACGCGCTGCCGGTGATCGGCCGCGAACTGAACACGCCCGAGTACCTGGTGCACCACGAGGACGTCCGGCGGGCGGTTCCCGACTTCCAGGTCCGCGCGCTGCCGGGCGAGCAGCAGGAGGGCCTGTGGAAGGGACTCAAGCTGGCCGCGCGGTCGATGCTCCGGAAGGCGCCGAGCGGCGTCGTCCTGCGGCTGCCGGACGGGCGGGAGTCGGTCGCGAAGAAGCCGACCGCGGCCGGTTCGGTGACCGTGACCGGCGAGCCGGCCGAGCTGGTCCTGTTCTGCTTCGGCCGGCAGGCGGTCGCCCAGGTCGACCTCGACGGCGATCCGGAGATCACCGCTCAGCTGCAGGGCAAGTCATTCGGTTTCTAG
- a CDS encoding ABC transporter transmembrane domain-containing protein, translating to MPLPKVPTKGSVTRRGFAVLRVAIAEEPWVFALSVAASMLYGAMTVADGWALGWATDHVIRPALERGDTTFGALAALVSLFLGIAVLRAIGVVGRRIGAGVMQFRLQATYRRRVTRQYLKLPLEWHHRHPTGQLLSNANADVESIWFVIAPLPMAIGVIAMLAFATAAMFAADVWLALVGCLVFPLVFVANVIFQRTLQPLATRAQELRADVSEVAHESFDGALVVKTLGREAAETERFTGPTMALKDANIAVNRARGAFDPVIEGLPRLGVLAVLLVGVGRVRSGAADAGDVVQVAFLFTLIGFPIRALGWVLGELPRSVVGWDRVQRVLTAEGGMEYGDQKLTSIKAARLDVDDLRFGYLPDRDVLRGVDFTIEPGRTVAVVGPTGSGKSTLTTMLTRLVDPEEGAVRIDGVDLRTLARDELAGSVALVAQNAFLFDDTVRGNITLGGDFTDDDIWDALRIAQGDGFIRSLPEGLDTKVGERGTTLSGGQRQRIALARALVRRPRLLILDDATSAVDPQVEARILAGLRSAVQGGRSDTTVLVIAYRKATISLADEVLFLAEGRIAAQGTHLELQERSAEYRDLVDAYEKDAARREEEAELAAELDDLDSEGASA from the coding sequence GTGCCGTTGCCGAAAGTCCCCACCAAGGGGAGCGTGACCCGGCGCGGGTTCGCGGTCCTGCGCGTCGCGATCGCCGAGGAGCCGTGGGTCTTCGCGCTCTCGGTGGCGGCGAGCATGCTGTACGGCGCGATGACGGTCGCGGACGGCTGGGCGCTGGGCTGGGCCACCGACCACGTGATCCGCCCGGCCCTGGAGCGCGGCGACACCACCTTCGGCGCGCTCGCGGCCCTGGTCTCGCTGTTCCTCGGCATCGCCGTACTGCGCGCGATCGGCGTGGTCGGCCGCCGGATCGGGGCCGGCGTGATGCAGTTCCGCCTCCAGGCGACGTACCGGCGGCGCGTCACCCGGCAGTACCTGAAGCTCCCCCTGGAGTGGCACCACCGGCACCCGACCGGGCAGCTGCTGTCCAACGCGAACGCCGACGTCGAGTCGATCTGGTTCGTGATCGCCCCGCTGCCGATGGCGATCGGCGTGATCGCGATGCTCGCCTTCGCGACCGCGGCGATGTTCGCCGCCGACGTCTGGCTGGCGCTGGTCGGGTGCCTGGTCTTCCCGCTGGTGTTCGTCGCGAACGTGATCTTCCAGCGCACCCTGCAGCCGCTGGCCACCCGCGCGCAGGAGCTGCGCGCGGACGTGTCCGAGGTGGCGCACGAGTCGTTCGACGGCGCGCTGGTGGTCAAGACGCTGGGCCGGGAGGCGGCCGAGACCGAGCGTTTCACCGGCCCGACGATGGCGCTCAAGGACGCGAACATCGCGGTCAACCGTGCCCGCGGCGCCTTCGACCCGGTGATCGAGGGACTGCCCCGGCTCGGCGTACTGGCCGTGCTGCTGGTCGGCGTCGGCCGGGTGCGGTCGGGCGCGGCGGACGCCGGTGACGTCGTCCAGGTCGCGTTCCTGTTCACGCTGATCGGCTTCCCGATCCGCGCGCTCGGCTGGGTGCTCGGCGAGCTGCCGCGCTCGGTCGTCGGCTGGGACCGCGTCCAGCGCGTGCTCACCGCCGAGGGCGGGATGGAGTACGGCGATCAGAAGCTGACCTCGATCAAGGCCGCGCGCCTCGACGTCGACGACCTCCGCTTCGGGTACCTGCCCGACCGCGACGTGCTGCGCGGCGTCGACTTCACGATCGAGCCCGGGCGGACGGTCGCGGTGGTCGGCCCGACCGGCTCCGGCAAGTCGACGCTGACCACGATGCTGACCCGGCTGGTCGACCCGGAGGAGGGCGCGGTCCGGATCGACGGTGTCGACCTGCGGACGCTGGCCCGCGACGAGCTGGCCGGATCGGTCGCCCTGGTCGCGCAGAACGCGTTCCTGTTCGACGACACGGTCCGCGGCAACATCACGCTCGGCGGCGACTTCACCGACGACGACATCTGGGACGCGCTGCGGATCGCGCAGGGCGACGGCTTCATCCGGTCCCTGCCCGAGGGCCTCGACACCAAGGTCGGCGAGCGCGGGACGACGCTGTCCGGCGGCCAGCGGCAGCGGATCGCGCTGGCCCGGGCCCTCGTCCGGCGGCCGCGGCTGCTGATCCTCGACGACGCGACCAGCGCGGTCGACCCGCAGGTCGAGGCCAGAATCCTGGCCGGCCTGCGGAGCGCCGTCCAGGGTGGGCGGTCGGACACGACCGTGCTGGTGATCGCGTACCGCAAGGCGACGATCTCGCTCGCCGACGAGGTGCTGTTCCTGGCCGAGGGACGGATCGCGGCGCAGGGCACGCACCTGGAGCTGCAGGAGCGGTCCGCGGAGTACCGCGATCTCGTCGACGCCTACGAGAAGGACGCCGCGCGGCGCGAGGAAGAGGCCGAGCTGGCCGCCGAACTGGACGATCTGGACAGCGAAGGAGCAAGCGCGTGA
- a CDS encoding ABC transporter transmembrane domain-containing protein produces the protein MSAAEATRLDAGDNAGGLDTLRQGIKVSPELARGWWITGLLALTMTGGRIVVPIAVQQTIDKGLSGPGGPDMSFVAWMCAACVGGILVTAFASYLTTVRLAINSESGLATMRIKAFRHVHDLPVLTQSTERRGALVSRVTSDVDTVSQFLQFGGFIFLVSIGQMLLATVVMFVYSWQLALVVLICFIPLFASLKSLQRLMSAAYGVVRAKVGEMLSAIAEPVVGAQVVRAYAIERRTQQRIDASIEDYRKTATRAQAITGITFSIGGLAAGLANAGVLTAGVLLGVDGNATLGEILAFMFLVALFSDPVQIATQVLTDAQSAFAGWRRVLGVIATPADVVDPGSDGVTQARGPITVEFADVNFAYPEGELVLRDVDVRLEPHRRVAVVGETGSGKTTFAKLLTRLMDPTSGAVLLDGADARTIAFSSLRERVVMVPQDGYLFDSSLAENVRFGRPEVTDAQLLEAFESLGLTDWLESLPDGLDSPVGQRGESLSAGERQLVALVRANIADPDLLVLDEATSAVDPGTEVRVNAALERLMAGRTSVTIAHRLSTAEAADEVLVFDEGRVVERGAHAELLAVNGIYARLHASWIAQRSAN, from the coding sequence GTGAGTGCCGCGGAGGCCACCCGGCTCGACGCCGGGGACAACGCCGGAGGACTCGACACCCTGCGCCAGGGGATCAAGGTCTCGCCGGAGCTGGCCCGCGGGTGGTGGATCACCGGGCTGCTCGCGCTGACCATGACGGGCGGGCGGATCGTCGTACCGATCGCTGTTCAGCAGACCATCGACAAGGGGCTGTCCGGGCCGGGCGGCCCGGACATGTCGTTCGTGGCGTGGATGTGCGCGGCGTGCGTGGGTGGGATCCTGGTGACCGCGTTCGCGTCGTACCTGACCACCGTGCGGCTCGCGATCAACTCCGAGAGCGGCCTGGCCACGATGCGGATCAAGGCGTTCCGGCACGTGCACGACCTGCCGGTGCTGACCCAGTCGACCGAGCGGCGCGGTGCGCTCGTGAGCCGGGTGACGTCCGACGTCGACACGGTGTCGCAGTTCCTGCAGTTCGGCGGGTTCATCTTCCTGGTCAGCATCGGGCAGATGCTGCTCGCGACGGTCGTCATGTTCGTGTACTCGTGGCAGCTCGCGCTGGTGGTGCTGATCTGCTTCATCCCGCTGTTCGCGAGCCTGAAGTCGCTGCAGCGGCTGATGTCGGCGGCGTACGGCGTGGTGCGGGCCAAGGTCGGCGAGATGCTGTCCGCGATCGCCGAGCCCGTCGTCGGCGCGCAGGTGGTGCGGGCGTACGCGATCGAGCGGCGGACGCAGCAGCGGATCGACGCGTCGATCGAGGACTACCGGAAGACGGCGACGCGGGCGCAGGCGATCACGGGGATCACGTTCTCGATCGGTGGCCTGGCCGCGGGGCTCGCGAACGCCGGCGTGCTGACGGCCGGGGTGCTGCTCGGGGTGGACGGGAACGCGACGCTGGGGGAGATCCTGGCGTTCATGTTCCTGGTCGCGCTGTTCTCGGACCCGGTGCAGATCGCGACCCAGGTGCTGACCGACGCGCAGAGCGCGTTCGCCGGGTGGCGGCGGGTGCTCGGCGTGATCGCCACGCCGGCCGACGTGGTCGACCCGGGGTCCGACGGCGTGACGCAGGCGCGGGGGCCGATCACGGTCGAGTTCGCGGACGTGAACTTCGCTTACCCGGAAGGGGAGTTGGTGCTGCGGGACGTCGACGTACGGCTGGAACCGCACCGGCGCGTCGCCGTCGTGGGGGAGACTGGGTCGGGCAAGACGACGTTCGCGAAGCTGCTGACGCGGTTGATGGATCCGACCTCCGGTGCGGTGTTGCTGGATGGCGCGGACGCGCGGACGATTGCGTTCAGCTCGCTGCGGGAGCGGGTGGTGATGGTGCCCCAGGACGGGTATCTGTTCGACTCGTCGCTGGCGGAGAACGTGCGGTTCGGGCGGCCTGAGGTGACGGACGCCCAGCTGCTGGAGGCTTTCGAGTCGCTGGGGCTGACGGACTGGCTCGAGTCGTTGCCGGATGGGCTGGACTCGCCGGTGGGTCAGCGGGGTGAGTCGCTGTCGGCTGGTGAGCGGCAGTTGGTCGCGCTCGTGCGGGCGAACATCGCGGACCCGGACCTGCTGGTGCTCGACGAGGCGACGTCCGCCGTTGACCCGGGGACTGAGGTGCGGGTCAACGCGGCGCTGGAGCGGCTGATGGCCGGCCGTACGTCGGTGACAATCGCGCACCGGCTGTCGACCGCCGAGGCGGCCGATGAGGTGCTGGTGTTCGACGAGGGGCGCGTGGTGGAACGCGGTGCGCATGCGGAGTTGCTTGCTGTGAACGGGATCTATGCGCGTCTGCACGCCAGCTGGATCGCCCAGCGCTCGGCCAACTAG